A single genomic interval of Pan paniscus chromosome 18, NHGRI_mPanPan1-v2.0_pri, whole genome shotgun sequence harbors:
- the LOC129394280 gene encoding sodium/hydrogen exchanger 9B1-like: MTWSILGSEALPGGNLFGLLIIFYSAIIGGKILQLIRIPLVPPLPPLLGMLLAGFTIRNVPFISEHVHVPNAWSSILRSIALNIILIQAGLGLDPQALRHLKVVCFRLAVGPCLMEASAAAVFSHFIMKFPWQWAILLG; the protein is encoded by the exons ATGACCTGGTCAATCTTAGGCTCTGAAGCTCTCCCTGGTGGAAATTTATTTggattgttaattattttttatagtgcCATTATTGGGGGAAAAATTTTACAACTCATTAGAATACCTTTAGTGCCTCCACTTCCACCTCTTCTTG ggaTGTTACTGGCTGGATTTACAATTAGGAATGTTCCATTCATCAGTGAACATGTCCATGTTCCTAACGCATGGTCTTCAATTTTAAGAAGCATTGCTCTTAACATTATTCTAATACAAGCTGGGCTTGGACTCGATCCACAG GCTTTGAGACATTTGAAGGTGGTTTGTTTCAGATTGGCTGTAGGTCCATGCCTCATGGAGGCAAGtgctgctgctgttttttccCACTTCATTATGAAATTTCCCTGGCAATGGGCAATTCTATTAGGgtaa